From a single Solenopsis invicta isolate M01_SB chromosome 4, UNIL_Sinv_3.0, whole genome shotgun sequence genomic region:
- the LOC120356827 gene encoding uncharacterized protein LOC120356827, which produces MAQPGFVKAQSDNLPCVDVVMISNFFANNPTLNIAESRGVKMHRASQERYGDEAIGYVEICRQKRMCTIRAKICPEHKVRNKAYAVELIIDERQNEIKSAQCFDCAASSGGCKHAIAFLMWAHRRSEEPAPTSIACYWKRPTMSSIGTSLKCVTAKVLSRSKYEESTVLNTNFLEDFIEIAKARKLDSQITRHFIHNYDNSLKSLSLHFLLLKYCSCSDRDKRNVTDFLLFAKQHMSLNLCIEAAKATKEQSSCSLWYELRYGRITASTIYEATNCKTTNGSYVERVIGAVKLIETEAMRRGRNLEREVLHVVEKKLGTEFYPTGLILLPDYLIFGASPDSYTKDYIVEVKCPLTEKSEDRYICKNGSIAKKFYSQMQIQMMFANRTKGLFCVAKFDFETSKEVKLV; this is translated from the exons ATGGCACAGCCAGGTTTCGTTAAAGCTCAGTCGGATAATTTACCATGTGTGGATGTAGTAATGatttcaaatttctttgctAACAACCCAACACTCAATATAGCTGAATCTCGAGGAGTTAAAATGCATAG agCAAGTCAGGAAAGGTATGGTGACGAAGCAATTGGATATGTGGAGATATGTCGTCAAAAAAGAATGTGTACCATTCGTGCTAAAATATGCCCTGAACACAAAGTTCGTAACAAGGCATACGCAgttgaattaataattgatgaaagacaaaatgaaattaaaagtgCACAATGCTTTGATTGTGCAGCTTCTTCAG GTGGTTGCAAGCACGCCATAGCATTTTTAATGTGGGCACATCGAAGAAGCGAAGAACCTGCTCCAACATCTATAGCATGTTATTGGAAGCGTCCCACAATGTCGTCAATAGGAACATCATTAAAATGTGTAACTGCGAAGGTGTTGAGTAGAAGCAAATATGAAGAATCTACagtattaaatacaaattttttggaAGATTTCATCGAAATAGCTAAAGCAAGAAAACTCGACAGTCAAATTACGCgtcatttcatacataattacgacaattctttaaaatcattatcattacattttcttcttttaaaatattgtagctGTAGTGATCgagataaaagaaatgttactGACTTTTTACTTTTTGCAAAGCAACACATGAGCTTAAATTTGTGCATTGAAGCTGCGAAAGCTACAAAAGAACAAAGTTCCTGTTCGCTATGGTATGAACTACGCTATGGAAGAATTACAGCTTCGACCATATATGAAGCTACAAACTGTAAAACTACAAACGGTTCGTACGTTGAAAGAGTTATAGGTGCAGTAAAATTAATAGAGACTGAAGCGATGAGACGAGGAAGAAATCTTGAACGAGAAGTTTTACACGTAGTCGAGAAAAAGTTGGGGACGGAATTTTACCCAACTGGTTTAATATTGTTGCCTGATTACCTTATATTTGGAGCGTCTCCTGATTCTTATACGAAAGATTACATCGTCGAGGTTAAATGCCCGTTAACCGAAAAATCTGAAGACAGATATATATGTAAGAATGGATCAATAGCAAAGAAGTTTTATTCCCAAATGCAAATTCAAATGATGTTTGCCAATCGAACTAAAGGTTTATTTTGCGTGGCGAAATTTGATTTTGAGACATCCAAAGAAGTGAAACTTGTATAG
- the LOC120357664 gene encoding uncharacterized protein LOC120357664 → MENIATNSKKESYKWCFVPKCTNTSIKTPNKIFLTVPRDIKRRKTWMRMARRDDVTNPPTSCLFCCEDHFNLQEDIDNYCRFKIMGGRIQLKKDTVPHIFDCQDRQNTSDKADMKPGAAKRKRIQTLQDMEKEVSEKTMANEIDAGCSIQTVMDATDDALIQESMDIDERDNFEIRFKDVGIQAKPRFRSKAILCKPISKDMACSPIKQNINAEKSGIDKSSSNITDDTIDNITSISEDTLKSTDEYFPSKEYTSEELKTHKTESDNITRELKLSIIKKNLKCI, encoded by the exons ATGGAAAATATTGCTACCAATTCAAAAAAAGAGTCGTATAAGTGGTGTTTTGTACCTAAGTGTACTAATACAAGTATCAAAACaccgaataaaatatttttaacagtgccACGTGATATAAAACGTCGAAAAACATGGATGAGAATGGCTAGACGTGATGATGTGACGAATCCACCAACAAGTTGTTTGTTCTGCTGTGAAGatcattttaac ttACAGGAAGACATAGACAATTAttgtagatttaaaataatgggAGGACGAATTCAATTGAAAAAAGACACGGTTccacatatttttgattgtcaGGATAGACAGAATACAAGTGATAAAGCTGATATGAAACCGGGAGCTGCAAAACGGAAAAGAATACAAACTTTGCAGGATATGGAAAAGGAAGTATCAGAGAAAACAATGGCTAATGAAATAGATGCAGGATGTTCTATACAAACAGTGATGGATGCTACTGATGATGCTTTAATACAAGAAAGTATGGATATTGATGAGAGGGATAATTTCGAAATACGATTTAAAGATGTTGGTATACAAGCAAAGCCACGTTTCAGAAGTAAAGCTATTCTTTGCAAACCTATAAGTAAAGACATGGCCTGTTCTcctattaaacaaaatataaatgcagaAAAAAGTGGTATTGATAAATCCAgcagtaatattactgatgATACTATCGATAATATTACATCGATAAGTGAGGATACTTTGAAGAGTACCGATGAATATTTTCCTTCGAAAGAATACACGAGTGAAGAATTAAAAACGCACAAAACAGAATCAGACAATATTACGAGAGAGTTGAAGCTttccattataaaaaaaaacctaaaatGTATATAG
- the LOC105196120 gene encoding protein SEC13 homolog, which produces MVSVLNTVDTGHEDMIHDAEMDYYGLRLATCSSDNSVKIFDLKNGTQSLVAVLKGHMGPVWQVAWAHPKFGDLLASCSYDRKVIIWKELGEWTKIYEHTGHDSSVNSVAWAPHEFGLILACGSSDGSVSILANTGDTWHMQKITNAHTIGCNAVSWCPAVDSGADSNVTQQRSDPVKRLATGGCDNLVKIWKEDGDRWIEENKLEAHSDWVRDVAWAPAVGPSRAALASCSQDRRVVVWTSNDYTSWTPNVLNVFDDVIWNVSWSLTGGILAVSGGDNKVSLWRENSEGQWACISELNKDQGNLNNPDQRAL; this is translated from the exons ATGGTGTCCGTTTTAAATACCGTCGACACCGGCCACGAGGACATGATACACGACGCAGAAATGGATTACTACGGTTTGAGGTTAGCCACTTGCTCGAGTGACAACTCGGTGAAGATATTTGATCTGAAAAACGGCACTCAGAGTCTAGTTGCCGTTCTCAAGGGACACATGGGTCCCGTGTGGCAGGTCGCGTGGGCTCATCCGAAATTCGGCGATCTCTTGGCATCTTGCAGCTACGACAG GAAAGTGATCATCTGGAAGGAATTGGGAGAGTGGACGAAAATATATGAGCACACTGGTCATGATTCCTCTGTCAATTCTGTCGCATGGGCGCCACACGAGTTCGGTCTGATCCTGGCCTGTGGCAGTTCGGACGGATCAGTCTCTATTCTTGCAAACACTGGTGATACCTGGCACATGCAGAAAATAACAAACGCTCACACAATCGGATGCAACGCAGTTAGTTGGTGTCCAGCTGTTGATTCGGGTGCCGATTCCAATGTGACGCAACAGAGGAGCGATCCTGTTAAGCGATTAGCCACTGGAGGTTGCGACAACCTAGTAAAGATATGGAAAGAGGATGGTGACAGATGGatagaagaaaataaacttGAAGCGCATAGCGATTGG GTACGCGACGTAGCTTGGGCACCGGCGGTTGGCCCGTCTCGAGCCGCCTTAGCATCCTGCTCGCAAGATCGCAGAGTCGTTGTATGGACTTCCAACGATTACACTAGCTGGACACCAAACGTTCTTAATGTCTTCGACGACGTTATCTGGAACGTTAGCTGGTCATTGACAGGTGGTATCTTGGCGGTCAGCGGTGGAGATAACAAGGTTTCGCTCTGGCGCGAGAATTCCGAGGGACAGTGGGCATGCATCTCGGAATTGAACAAAGATCAGGGAAATCTTAACAATCCGGATCAACGCGCATTATAA
- the LOC105196121 gene encoding helicase SKI2W, translating into MTESTQLFGGPPPIWPDIRSELREYIECPERLPIHQLDNTQCYWPRKADVLSLLEFDLAPISTTLKFDRDPITGKIGEIQEINLQGTGETARNSMSMTRAPGSLTDGVRGNPSNIPFWPGGFEEPKIPKNEIVGDIDFEKDLRTLAKGFSSGLEFKSDNCTPVNCITDETEASVPEETENSIINDNVNLMAVIHEEGNLLGSWSSVEETKKESVQVLDNDIPFIDNSILSEDTSIPILKISEKKTELVKTEWAEQLDISAPVTDFEKKIPDPAITFSYELDTFQKQAILKLEKNSNVFVAAHTSAGKTTVAEYAIALSQKHMTRVIYTSPIKALSNQKYREFKRKFESVGLLTGDLQINQTASCLIMTTEILQSMLYCASDVLRDLEFVIFDEVHYINNEDRGHVWEEIVILLPQTINIVMLSATVPNPIIFADWVGRIKKRKMYVISTLKRPIPLLHYLYTGTDGKTKDDKFLVLDSNSQFLLDGWYKATNASDKKKDKSLKNSKRKIQMTPKQEDVLWRAFISHLQNNDMLPVVVFTLSRKRCDMNAATLRNLDLTTAREKHHVHVFFQSNIKHLKGSDRELPQVLMMQELLQKGVGIHHSGILPILREIVEMLFQSGVVKLLFATETFAMGVNMPARTVVFDSIRKYDGNSFRTLYPTEYIQMAGRAGRRGHDTTGTVIVMCRNDVPHFNDLKPMMCGEPQTLESKFKVTYSMLLNLRRVNESVTVEAMMRKSFKESPLASQEATYNGELQKVERELSNLPPLTEMQKKLSTFYHEAVDYLEDVKFLNPYLLNSKKAVKGLIEGRVLLISYANHYKKLALLLQVIYHKSSTQYKVLILKDANVSTSESAEFKSPQIFEKWCEIIGLTKTEIFVPSMNPSHEVVTLSPWHILKITNCQIKVDCSLVLNDWEKRQISRFKNDPPGQTCQMAIQELTSLSFNASSDALILQPYIEPSSKNDFQLRIQHRDKLKANLHNMKCTKIPNFEEQFRPVFERNQLEDKKRQLQLKLSDEGMALYPEYLNMVALLKHFKYIDNDERVALKGRVALQMGSNELLITELILKNVLTVLQPAEIAALLSALIFQQRTEYEPKLTPTLTNACKIMTEVHAELEYLEQYYQLSTLQPLNFGLVEIVYEWAQAKSFAEIMKMTDVQEGIIVRCIQQLGETLRDVKNAAVTIGDPVLKEKMEEASTAIKRDIVFAASLYTQD; encoded by the exons gtaATCCTAGTAATATTCCATTTTGGCCTGGTGGTTTTGAAGAACCTAAAATACCTAAAAATGAAATTGTGGGTGATATTGATTTCGAGAAGGACTTAAGGACATTAGCCAAGGGATTTAGCTCAGGATTAGAATTTAAAAGTGATAATTGCACGCCAGTCAATTGTATAACAGACGAAACGGAAGCTTCAGTACCTGAAGAAACTGAAAACTCGATAATCAatgataatgtaaatttaatggcTGTCATACATGAAGAGGGAAATTTGCTTGGTTCTTGGTCTTCAGTCGAGGAAACGAAAAAGGAAAGCGTGCAAGTTTTGGACAACGACATTCCTTTCATAGACAATTCCATTTTATCTGAAGATACGAGTATACCAATCTTGAAAATATCTGAGAAAAAAACAGAACTTGTAAAAACAGAATGGGCGGAGCAGCTGGACATATCTGCGCCAGTGACagactttgaaaaaaaaatacctgaTCCAGCGATCACATTCAGTTATGAACTGGACACTTTTCAGAAGCAGGCTATTCTCAAATTGGAGAAAAACAGCAATGTCTTTGTTGCTGCGCACACATCAGCGGGGAAGACTACCGTTGCCGAATACGCTATTGCATTGAGTCAAAAGCATATGACGAG AGTGATTTATACATCTCCCATAAAAGCACTGTCAAATCAAAAATATCGCGAATTTAAGAGAAAGTTTGAAAGCGTTGGGTTATTAACAGgtgatttgcaaataaatcaaaCTGCTTCATGTCTAATCATGACAACGGAAATCTTACAATCGATGTTGTATTGCGCATCCGATGTCTTACGAGATCTAGAATTTGTCATATTTGATGAAGtgcattatataaataacgAAGAT AGAGGACACGTATGGGAGGAAATAGTCATTCTTTTACCCCAGactattaatatagtaatgTTATCTGCGACCGTACCGAATCCAATAATATTTGCGGACTGGGTTGGTCGCATCAAAAAGCGAAAGATGTACGTAATCAGCACCTTGAAAAGACCAATACctcttttacattatttgtaCACTGGCACTGACGGTAAGACTAAGGATGACAAATTCTTAGTCCTTGATAGCAACAGCCAGTTTTTATTGGATGG gtGGTACAAAGCGACAAATGCGTCcgataaaaagaaagataaatccTTAAAGAACTCTAAGAGAAAAATTCAGATGACGCCGAAACAAGAAGATGTATTATGGAGAGCGTTTATAAGCCATCTTCAGAACAAT GATATGTTACCTGTTGTCGTATTTACTCTATCGAGGAAACGCTGTGATATGAATGCCGCAACGTTGAGAAATCTTGATTTAACGACCGCGAGGGAGAAGCATCATGTACATGTATTTTTCCAATCTAATATAAAACATCTGAAAGGCAGCGATAGAGAATTACCGCAAGTGCTAATGATGCAAGAGCTCTTGCAAAAAGGCGTAGGTATACATCACAGTGGGATACTGCCAATTTTGAGAGAGATCGTAGAAATGTTATTTCAAAGTGGAGTCGTGAAG TTACTATTCGCGACGGAAACTTTCGCCATGGGAGTTAACATGCCAGCGCGCACGGTGGTGTTTGATTCTATACGAAAATATGACGGAAACAGTTTTCGTACCCTGTACCCGACTGAATACATACAGATGGCTGGTCGTGCCGGACGGCGGGGTCACGACACCACGGGAACTGTCATAGTGATGTGCAGAAACGATGTGCCACACTTTAATGACTTGAAACCCATGATGTGCGGCGAGCCGCAGACGTTGGAGTCGAAATTCAAAGTCACGTATTCCATGCTTCTAAATTTAAGAAGGGTAAACGAATCCGTTACCGTTGAGGCGATGATGCGCAAATCTTTCAAAGAATCGCCGTTGGCCTCGCAGGAAGCGACGTATAATGGTGAGTTACAGAAAGTCGAGCGCGAATTGTCAAATCTGCCGCCTCTGACCGAAATGCAAAAGAAGCTTTCCACGTTTTATCACGAGGCGGTGGATTATTTGGAAGATGTTAAATTCCTAAATCCCTATTTACTGAACTCGAAGAAGGCAGTGAAAGGTTTAATCGAGGGCAGAGTTCTGTTAATATCGTACGCGAATCATTACAAAAAACTAGCCTTATTATTGCAAGTTATATACCACAAGAGTTCCACTCAGTACAAAGTCCTGATACTCAAAGATGCGAATGTGTCCACTTCTGAATCCGCCGAATTCAAAAGTCCTCAGATATTCGAGAAATGGTGCGAGATTATCGGCTTAACGAAAACAGAAATATTCGTCCCGAGCATGAATCCGTCGCACGAAGTTGTAACTCTGTCTCCGTGGCATATACTAAAGATAACTAATTGTCAGATAAAAGTTGACTGTTCTTTGGTATTGAACGATTGGGAAAAGAGACAAATCTCACGATTCAA aaaCGACCCACCGGGACAAACGTGTCAGATGGCAATTCAAGAATTGACCTCTCTATCATTTAATGCTTCTTCCGACGCTCTCATTCTACAACCATACATCGAGCCCTCGTCGAAAAATGATTTTCAATTGAGGATACAAcatagagataaattaaaagctaATCTGCACAATATGAAATGCACAAAAATACCAAATTTTGAAGAACAATTTAGACCTGTATTCGAGCGAAATCAACTTGAGGATAAAAAGCGACAGCTCCAACTTAAACTCAGCGACGAGGGAATGGCGTTGTACCCTGAATACCTGAATATGGTAGCGCTCCTCAAACATTTCAAATACATTGATAATGATGAAAGAG TCGCCTTAAAAGGAAGAGTCGCGTTACAAATGGGTAGTAATGAACTACTGATAACAGAATTGATTCTCAAAAATGTCCTAACCGTTTTGCAACCGGCGGAAATAGCAGCGTTACTATCGGCACTGATCTTCCAGCAACGCACGGAATACGAGCCTAAACTCACACCAACCCTTACTAAT GCTTGCAAAATAATGACCGAAGTGCACGCAGAATTGGAATATCTCGAGCAATACTATCAACTATCGACATTGCAACCGTTGAATTTCGGCTTGGTAGAAATTGTCTATGAATGGGCGCAGGCAAAGTCGTTTGCAGAAATCATGAAGATGACTGATGTCCAGGAGGGAATTATAGTTCGTTGCATACAGCAACTCGGCGAAACGTTGCGAGACGTCAAAAATGCGGCTGTGACCATAGGTGATCCGGTTTTAAAGGAGAAGATGGAAGAAGCCTCGACTGCGATCAAGAGGGACATAGTTTTCGCCGCATCTTTGTACACTCAAGACTGA